The proteins below come from a single Cannabis sativa cultivar Pink pepper isolate KNU-18-1 chromosome 3, ASM2916894v1, whole genome shotgun sequence genomic window:
- the LOC133035838 gene encoding uncharacterized protein LOC133035838 has translation MIFLLPLPFFRNMLLTLPFVPFTSFALKLFSMLCWNALDRGKLGNLQAIDLQSRKHSIRIVLDELNQVKVGFSRPFVGSVPPTVAEAKAILYAMGSNVHLLPIDVIKKDCKTIVDKLKSCS, from the exons ATGATATTCTTGTTGCCTCTTCCCTTTTTCAGAAACATGTTATTGACTCTCCCATTTGTCCCCTTTACAAGCTTTGCCCTGAAACTATTCAGCATGCTTTGTTGGAATGCTCTAGATCGAGGAAAGCTTGGAAATCTTCAAG CAATTGATCTCCAAAGCAGGAAACATAGCATTAGGATTGTTTTGGATGAGTTGAACCAGGTTAAAGTAGGATTCTCAAGACCCTTTGTTGGAAGTGTTCCTCCTACAGTGGCTGAAGCAAAGGCAATTCTTTATGCCATGGGCTCAAATGTTCATCTTCTTCCCATAGATGTTATTAAAAAAGATTGTAAAACTATTGTGGATAAACTTAAATCTTGTAGCTGA